Proteins encoded together in one Candidatus Syntrophosphaera sp. window:
- a CDS encoding T9SS type A sorting domain-containing protein, translated as MKKMLLSLALVTLLAWGALSAEGGREVWVFEDFSSGTFPPAGWTISNNAANWSAYAGATAGGESPELRFSWTPQFTGTSYFISPSFDTSGETTLLLDFKHFVDHYTNPYTIGVATRSNSGDWNTVWSQSPTGNVGPLTQTVTISNADVGSSTFQFALYFNGNSYNIDYWYIDDIKLYTPFPYDLAIIDASLPVQTDAGTQIDPACTVKNSGLNSLTATVSLSIYRGDVLEATHPDYYSAYLNGGESQTAGFPAFIPAWPDELYRFVFSVSSLEDVVDDDPSNNQLEAYVNTWTGAKQMVVLEIGTGGWCPYCPGAAMAADDFIDLGYNVAVIENHNGDPYANDTSNFRNSYYGISGYPTGFFDGVLSHVGGSNTTSVFPQYFPLYQQRNAVKTPVNIEIFGEQTRENYLITIRVDKFAPVAYPNLVMHLAITESDIAYNWQGQDHFNFVNRMMYPTYDGTPIDLINWPLGTSDVVLAISKEASWVTANCELVAFIQNVDSKEIIQANKVAVLDLEFPPVANNDPGASPVLTALGSSFPNPFSGQTTIAYTLAEKGPVSIEIYNVKGQLVRTLISATKAGGSHSTVWNGRDNNGKQAANGTYIVRMKSGNQVSTRRLMLLK; from the coding sequence ATGAAAAAAATGCTACTGTCCTTGGCCCTCGTAACCCTGCTTGCGTGGGGCGCCCTCAGCGCAGAAGGCGGCAGAGAAGTTTGGGTGTTTGAGGATTTTTCCTCCGGGACCTTCCCCCCGGCCGGTTGGACGATCAGCAACAACGCGGCCAACTGGAGCGCCTATGCCGGAGCCACAGCCGGTGGCGAGAGTCCGGAACTTCGCTTCAGCTGGACGCCGCAGTTTACCGGAACCTCCTATTTCATATCCCCCAGCTTCGACACCAGCGGCGAAACGACCCTCCTGCTCGATTTCAAGCATTTCGTGGACCATTACACCAATCCGTACACCATCGGCGTCGCCACGCGATCCAACTCTGGAGACTGGAACACCGTCTGGAGCCAGTCGCCAACCGGCAATGTGGGCCCGCTGACCCAGACCGTAACGATCAGCAATGCCGACGTGGGCTCTTCAACTTTCCAGTTTGCCCTCTATTTCAACGGAAATTCCTACAACATCGACTATTGGTACATCGACGACATCAAGCTCTACACCCCCTTTCCCTATGACCTGGCCATCATCGATGCCAGCCTGCCCGTCCAAACCGATGCCGGAACCCAGATCGATCCGGCCTGCACGGTAAAAAACTCTGGCTTGAACTCTCTGACCGCGACGGTTTCGCTCTCCATCTACCGCGGCGATGTCCTGGAAGCAACACATCCGGATTATTACTCCGCCTACCTGAATGGCGGTGAATCCCAGACCGCTGGCTTCCCCGCATTCATCCCGGCCTGGCCGGACGAGCTCTACCGTTTCGTGTTCAGCGTCAGCTCGCTGGAGGATGTGGTCGATGACGACCCATCCAACAACCAGTTGGAAGCTTATGTGAACACCTGGACCGGCGCTAAACAGATGGTGGTTCTGGAAATCGGAACCGGAGGCTGGTGTCCCTACTGCCCAGGCGCCGCAATGGCCGCCGATGATTTCATCGACCTGGGCTACAACGTCGCCGTGATCGAGAACCACAACGGCGATCCCTATGCCAACGACACCTCCAACTTCCGCAATTCCTACTATGGCATATCCGGATATCCCACCGGCTTCTTTGACGGAGTGCTCAGCCATGTGGGCGGAAGCAACACCACCAGCGTGTTTCCCCAATACTTTCCTCTTTACCAGCAGCGCAACGCGGTCAAGACTCCCGTGAACATCGAGATCTTCGGCGAGCAGACCCGCGAAAACTATCTGATCACCATCCGCGTGGACAAATTCGCCCCGGTCGCCTATCCCAACCTCGTGATGCACCTGGCCATCACTGAATCCGACATCGCCTACAACTGGCAGGGGCAGGATCACTTCAACTTCGTGAACCGGATGATGTATCCCACCTACGACGGCACCCCCATCGACCTCATCAATTGGCCCCTCGGCACCTCGGACGTGGTGCTCGCCATCAGCAAGGAAGCCTCATGGGTGACCGCGAATTGCGAATTGGTGGCCTTCATCCAGAATGTGGACAGCAAGGAGATCATCCAGGCGAATAAGGTCGCCGTGCTCGATCTGGAATTCCCGCCCGTGGCCAACAACGATCCCGGCGCAAGCCCTGTACTGACCGCGCTCGGCTCCAGCTTCCCCAATCCCTTCTCCGGACAGACGACCATCGCCTACACCCTTGCGGAGAAAGGCCCCGTGAGCATCGAGATCTACAATGTCAAAGGACAACTGGTCCGGACCCTCATCTCCGCCACCAAGGCCGGAGGCTCGCACAGCACGGTCTGGAATGGGCGTGACAACA